In uncultured Cohaesibacter sp., a genomic segment contains:
- a CDS encoding ATP-binding protein — MWQFILSIFPRSQAARIATMLSLAFVAGIGTTWIVIETYLVRRNEITIAEMTGGHLSQIIEQCIETATFQEDPCNSDEQPYSFHMLDSFPKETDSYVSPLILTLNDKRIRAAVRFTAAPPLPGLLSAKRHSTSLHEDSIYTPTLQSQGGDQFPNASIPAAMRMASLSQAIARQDIDATLFIFGEDDRVMAISSPRLWRVRVSETQGAFMTLFLAILILSVSFPFSNTLMAPFRKLSNGTKFTRKSLGRFAPTEALAIQDNMRELVKRFDRDRERQLLGLAAISHDLRTPVTRMLLRTEMIKEDDIRERFANDLESIHDLVEGALDFLSLHKNNEERHRFSLSSLITSLCDDYQDMELNVTFDSKQPIEIEGVASVFSVAASVELSALTQGFMIGRPKQLRRALSNIIDNALKYGRYAKVSLGYDGSERTVITIVDGGPGIPSDQIEKVFLPFERGHEGHKTKGVGLGLSIANEIIRNHKGEMTLSNSNEGLRVGITLPRDIFTN; from the coding sequence ATGTGGCAATTCATCCTGTCGATCTTCCCGCGCAGTCAGGCTGCCCGCATCGCAACGATGCTCTCCCTTGCCTTTGTTGCCGGGATCGGGACGACGTGGATCGTGATTGAGACCTATCTGGTCCGCAGAAACGAGATCACCATCGCCGAAATGACCGGCGGGCATCTGTCCCAGATCATTGAGCAATGCATCGAGACCGCTACATTTCAGGAAGATCCTTGCAACAGCGACGAGCAACCCTACAGCTTTCACATGCTCGACAGTTTCCCAAAAGAGACAGACAGCTATGTGTCGCCCCTGATCCTGACGCTCAATGACAAGCGGATCCGGGCTGCGGTGCGGTTCACGGCAGCCCCACCGCTGCCGGGGCTCCTGAGCGCCAAACGGCATAGCACCAGCCTGCATGAAGACAGCATCTACACCCCAACCCTTCAGAGCCAGGGTGGCGACCAGTTCCCCAATGCGTCCATTCCTGCCGCCATGCGCATGGCGTCGCTTTCCCAGGCCATTGCTCGTCAGGACATTGATGCAACCCTCTTCATCTTTGGAGAAGATGACCGTGTCATGGCAATCAGCTCGCCCAGACTATGGCGGGTGCGCGTTTCCGAAACGCAAGGGGCCTTCATGACCCTGTTTCTCGCGATCCTTATCCTCTCGGTCAGCTTCCCCTTTTCCAATACACTCATGGCCCCGTTCAGGAAACTCAGCAACGGCACCAAATTCACCCGCAAGTCTCTGGGGCGCTTCGCGCCGACCGAGGCACTGGCCATTCAGGACAACATGCGAGAGCTGGTCAAGCGGTTCGATCGGGACAGGGAGCGCCAGCTTCTGGGCCTTGCCGCCATTTCCCATGATCTGCGCACACCGGTTACCCGCATGCTGCTGCGCACCGAGATGATCAAGGAAGACGACATCAGGGAGCGCTTTGCCAACGATCTTGAATCCATCCATGATCTGGTCGAGGGCGCTCTCGATTTCCTCTCCCTGCACAAGAATAACGAGGAGAGGCACCGCTTCTCGCTGAGCTCGCTCATCACCAGCCTCTGCGACGACTATCAGGACATGGAACTCAATGTGACCTTCGACTCGAAACAGCCCATAGAGATTGAGGGTGTGGCTTCGGTCTTCAGCGTCGCCGCTTCGGTAGAACTCTCGGCCCTCACACAGGGCTTCATGATCGGGCGCCCCAAACAGTTGCGCCGGGCCTTGTCCAACATCATCGACAATGCCCTCAAATATGGACGCTATGCCAAGGTGTCCCTCGGCTACGATGGCAGCGAACGAACAGTCATCACCATTGTCGATGGTGGCCCGGGCATTCCGAGCGACCAGATCGAGAAGGTCTTCCTGCCATTTGAACGAGGTCATGAAGGGCACAAGACCAAAGGGGTTGGGCTTGGGCTGAGTATCGCCAATGAAATCATTCGCAACCACAAGGGTGAGATGACCTTGAGCAACAGCAATGAAGGCCTGAGGGTTGGGATCACGCTCCCGCGCGACATCTTCACCAACTAG
- a CDS encoding response regulator transcription factor yields MQRIHIIEDDPEISSLLSSYLVARNFQCVVSESAEAAYRRGNVLFDLLIVDLMLPGESGLAFCKKVRATSRIPIIILSAVKGDTERIIGLELGADDYMEKPFNPRELLARINALLRRTGPGERSATTGKLTFSGWLLDLTNEQLHAPGNLLVPLSTREYAVLSILVHASPNPVSRDELAQLLIGHDIEPGDRRIDILVSRLRKKITDVDSKAQFIRTVRNQGYKFCSEIESSGRASRDLKFNL; encoded by the coding sequence GTGCAACGTATCCACATCATAGAAGATGATCCCGAGATTTCGTCTCTGTTGTCATCATATCTGGTTGCACGCAATTTTCAGTGCGTCGTGTCAGAATCCGCAGAAGCCGCCTACAGGCGTGGCAATGTGCTGTTCGATCTGCTGATCGTCGACCTGATGCTGCCCGGCGAAAGCGGCCTCGCTTTCTGCAAGAAGGTTCGGGCAACGTCCCGCATTCCCATCATTATCCTGTCCGCAGTCAAGGGAGACACCGAGCGGATCATCGGTCTCGAACTGGGCGCCGATGACTATATGGAAAAACCATTCAATCCTCGTGAGCTATTGGCTCGAATCAATGCACTGTTGCGACGCACCGGTCCCGGCGAGCGTTCGGCCACGACGGGTAAACTTACCTTCAGCGGCTGGCTGCTTGATCTGACCAACGAGCAGTTGCACGCACCTGGCAACCTGCTGGTGCCGCTCAGCACAAGGGAATATGCCGTCCTGTCGATACTGGTGCATGCCTCTCCCAATCCGGTTTCCCGTGACGAGTTGGCCCAGTTGCTCATTGGCCACGACATCGAACCGGGTGACCGGCGGATCGATATTCTTGTCAGCCGTCTGCGCAAGAAGATCACCGACGTCGACAGCAAGGCCCAGTTCATCCGGACCGTTCGCAATCAGGGCTACAAATTCTGTTCTGAAATAGAATCTTCGGGCAGGGCATCCCGGGACCTGAAATTCAATCTCTAG
- a CDS encoding ABC transporter substrate-binding protein, with protein sequence MKSLKLALMGAIALAAMPLAAQAEPVAEVLHYWTSGGEAKAIKELQQAFEKRGGKWIDAPVAGGGGDAQAAVLRSRVLAGDPPAAVQIKGPNIAEWAAAGALGDLTAVATTQKWDDILPQAIKDVVKYDGHYVAVPVNVHRVDWIWANPEVLAKVGAEVPKTWDEFNATADKLKAAGIVPLAYGGQPWQDATVFETVVLGIGGVDFYKKAMVDLDEEALGSPTMVKVFDQMRKMRDYVDPDYPGRDWNLATAMVMRGEAAMQIMGDWAKGEFAAAGKKPGVDYICAPTPSEGGYILNSDSFAMFNVKGEDKKEGQALLAELILGKEFQETFNLYKGSIPARMDVPMDKFDACAIKSMEDMTAAAKNDTLVGSVAHEIAQAGAVRGAFLDVVTAHFNSDMSSEEATKKLIEAINLAK encoded by the coding sequence ATGAAATCTTTGAAACTCGCCCTCATGGGCGCAATAGCGTTGGCCGCTATGCCTCTGGCTGCACAGGCCGAACCTGTCGCCGAAGTCCTGCACTACTGGACATCCGGTGGCGAAGCCAAAGCCATCAAGGAACTGCAACAGGCTTTTGAGAAACGCGGCGGCAAATGGATTGATGCGCCGGTTGCCGGTGGCGGCGGTGATGCTCAGGCCGCCGTTCTGCGCTCGCGCGTGCTGGCTGGTGATCCACCGGCAGCGGTGCAGATCAAGGGCCCGAACATTGCCGAATGGGCAGCCGCCGGTGCTCTTGGCGATCTGACCGCAGTGGCAACCACCCAGAAGTGGGATGACATCCTGCCACAGGCTATCAAGGACGTGGTCAAGTATGACGGTCACTATGTCGCTGTTCCGGTCAATGTGCATCGTGTGGACTGGATCTGGGCCAATCCGGAAGTGCTGGCCAAGGTTGGCGCCGAAGTGCCAAAGACCTGGGACGAATTCAACGCAACTGCCGACAAGCTGAAAGCAGCCGGCATCGTGCCTCTGGCTTATGGTGGCCAGCCATGGCAGGACGCTACCGTTTTCGAAACGGTTGTTCTCGGTATCGGCGGCGTGGACTTCTACAAGAAGGCCATGGTTGATCTTGATGAAGAGGCTCTTGGCTCTCCGACCATGGTCAAGGTCTTCGACCAGATGCGCAAGATGCGCGATTATGTCGACCCGGACTATCCGGGACGCGACTGGAACCTTGCCACCGCCATGGTCATGCGCGGTGAAGCGGCCATGCAGATCATGGGCGACTGGGCAAAGGGTGAATTTGCGGCTGCTGGCAAGAAGCCCGGCGTCGACTATATTTGCGCGCCAACACCGTCTGAAGGCGGCTATATCCTGAACTCTGACAGCTTTGCCATGTTCAATGTGAAGGGCGAAGACAAGAAAGAGGGTCAGGCCCTGCTCGCTGAGCTTATCCTTGGCAAGGAATTCCAGGAAACCTTTAACCTTTACAAGGGGTCCATCCCTGCCCGCATGGACGTTCCCATGGACAAGTTTGATGCCTGTGCCATCAAATCCATGGAAGACATGACGGCCGCCGCCAAAAACGATACGCTGGTTGGCTCTGTTGCCCACGAAATCGCTCAGGCTGGGGCCGTTCGCGGTGCTTTCCTTGACGTGGTCACGGCTCACTTCAACTCTGACATGAGCTCTGAAGAAGCAACCAAGAAACTGATTGAAGCGATCAATCTCGCCAAATAG
- a CDS encoding sugar ABC transporter permease, which produces MASVAARMADRLERWIPKIVIAPGFLAILLFVYGFIIWTAYISFSKSRMLPNYDLIGLRQYERLFQMDRWNVAFTNLLIFGATFILISIVIGVLLAVLLDQRIRIEGAIRTIYLYPMAISFVITGTAWKWIMNPSLGLETVVRSWGWESFSFGWIVDQNMAVYALVMAAVWQSSGFVMALFLSALRSVDQDIIKAASLDGASTTKIYLRIILPSMRPVFMSAVVILSHLAIKSFDLVVALTNGGPGYSSTLPANFMYEMTFRRNEIGVGAASAIIMLATVVAIMVPYLYSELRGSKNV; this is translated from the coding sequence ATGGCTAGTGTTGCGGCGCGGATGGCGGACAGGCTGGAACGCTGGATTCCCAAGATTGTTATCGCTCCCGGCTTTCTGGCAATTCTGCTGTTTGTCTATGGATTCATCATCTGGACGGCCTATATCTCGTTTTCGAAATCGAGGATGCTACCCAATTACGATCTTATCGGCCTGCGCCAGTATGAGCGTCTGTTCCAGATGGATCGTTGGAATGTCGCTTTCACAAACCTTCTGATCTTTGGTGCAACATTCATCCTCATCTCGATCGTCATCGGCGTTTTGCTGGCCGTTCTGCTGGACCAGCGCATTCGCATCGAGGGGGCGATCAGGACCATCTATCTCTATCCCATGGCGATTTCCTTCGTCATTACGGGTACGGCATGGAAATGGATCATGAACCCGTCTCTCGGGCTGGAAACCGTGGTGCGGTCGTGGGGTTGGGAATCCTTTTCCTTTGGCTGGATCGTCGACCAGAACATGGCTGTCTATGCACTCGTCATGGCTGCTGTCTGGCAGTCGTCCGGCTTTGTCATGGCGCTGTTTCTGTCGGCCCTGCGCAGTGTCGACCAGGACATCATCAAGGCGGCCAGCCTTGATGGAGCATCGACCACGAAGATCTATCTGCGGATCATCCTGCCTTCCATGCGACCGGTGTTCATGAGCGCCGTCGTCATCCTGTCGCATCTGGCAATCAAGAGCTTCGACCTTGTCGTCGCCTTGACCAATGGCGGTCCGGGCTACTCTTCCACGCTGCCTGCGAACTTCATGTATGAAATGACCTTCCGGCGTAATGAAATTGGCGTCGGTGCGGCGTCGGCCATCATCATGCTGGCCACTGTGGTGGCGATCATGGTGCCTTATCTCTATTCGGAATTGCGAGGGTCGAAAAATGTCTAA
- a CDS encoding carbohydrate ABC transporter permease, protein MSNLDIVRPENTSFHWVGRLLIWAILLLFCLWFLMPAYVVISTSLKNLEEIRGGSLLALPHELNFTAWTHAWNEACIGVQCSGLKPYFWNSVKMVVPAVFFSTILGALTGYTLTKWRFRGSNVIFALILFGCFVPFQVVILPMAQTLGILRLTNTVYGLILVHSIYGLAFTTLFFRNYYVTIPDELIRAATIDGAGFFTIFFRILLPISPPIIVVAVIWQFTQIWNDFLFGVSFTTGGSQPLMVALNNLVNTTTGVKQYNVDMAAALITATPTLLVYIVAGRYFVRGLTAGSVKG, encoded by the coding sequence ATGTCTAATCTGGATATCGTAAGACCCGAAAATACATCCTTTCATTGGGTCGGGCGGCTGTTGATCTGGGCCATTCTGTTGCTGTTCTGCCTGTGGTTCCTTATGCCCGCCTATGTGGTGATCAGTACATCGCTGAAGAACCTTGAGGAAATTCGCGGTGGCTCGCTTCTGGCCCTGCCCCATGAGTTGAATTTCACCGCATGGACCCATGCCTGGAACGAAGCCTGCATCGGGGTCCAGTGTTCGGGTCTCAAACCCTATTTCTGGAACTCGGTGAAGATGGTGGTGCCTGCGGTTTTTTTCTCGACGATATTGGGTGCCCTCACCGGTTACACGCTGACGAAATGGCGGTTCCGGGGCAGCAATGTCATCTTTGCGCTGATCCTGTTCGGCTGTTTCGTGCCGTTTCAGGTGGTCATCCTGCCGATGGCGCAAACCCTTGGCATCCTGAGGCTGACCAACACTGTCTATGGCCTCATTCTGGTGCACTCGATCTATGGGTTGGCTTTCACAACCCTGTTCTTCCGAAACTACTATGTAACCATCCCGGATGAACTGATCCGGGCTGCAACAATCGACGGGGCGGGATTCTTTACGATCTTCTTCCGTATCCTGCTGCCGATCTCGCCTCCCATCATCGTGGTGGCCGTGATCTGGCAGTTCACCCAGATCTGGAACGACTTCCTGTTCGGGGTTAGCTTCACCACGGGGGGATCACAGCCGCTGATGGTCGCCCTCAACAATCTTGTCAATACGACCACCGGGGTCAAGCAGTACAACGTAGACATGGCTGCCGCCCTGATCACGGCAACGCCAACGCTATTGGTCTATATCGTTGCCGGTCGGTATTTCGTGCGTGGCCTGACCGCAGGCTCGGTTAAAGGATAA
- a CDS encoding ABC transporter ATP-binding protein — protein MASLSIRNAVKRFGSVEVIRDVSLDLKDGEFLVLLGASGCGKSTLLNMIAGLESITEGEILIGDRVVNDVHPKDRDIAMVFQSYALYPNMTVEKNIAFGLEMRGIPKEERNKLVSEVATMLQIDHLMDRKPAQLSGGQRQRVAMGRALVRRPEIFLFDEPLSNLDAKLRLEMRTEIKRLHKELNATIVYVTHDQIEAMTLADRIAILKDGVVQQYATPAEIYNRPANVFIASLVGSPPMNFLKGRLEKTADDIIAHVPLTRDASGHTLDLSLKGYDSDLSAYVGKEAIIGIRPENISYTEEPVKEGHEVVTGVVDVVEPTGADTLCHIKWGINSVLARINNTIEVEIGDHFNCAIDMKRANVFDPETEKRI, from the coding sequence ATGGCATCCCTGTCTATCAGAAATGCGGTCAAACGCTTTGGCTCGGTCGAGGTGATCAGGGACGTATCCCTCGATCTGAAGGATGGCGAATTCCTCGTGCTGCTCGGAGCGTCGGGTTGTGGCAAGTCTACATTGCTCAACATGATTGCTGGCCTTGAGAGCATCACCGAGGGGGAAATTCTCATCGGCGACCGGGTCGTCAACGACGTTCACCCGAAAGACCGCGACATCGCGATGGTCTTCCAGTCCTATGCGCTCTATCCCAACATGACCGTTGAGAAGAACATTGCCTTCGGGCTGGAAATGCGCGGCATTCCCAAGGAAGAACGCAACAAGCTGGTCTCTGAAGTGGCCACGATGCTGCAGATTGATCACCTGATGGATCGCAAGCCTGCCCAGCTTTCGGGCGGCCAGCGCCAGCGTGTGGCGATGGGGCGGGCGCTGGTTCGGCGGCCGGAAATCTTCCTGTTCGATGAACCGCTGTCCAACCTCGACGCCAAGTTGCGGCTTGAAATGCGAACGGAAATCAAACGCTTGCACAAGGAGCTGAACGCAACGATCGTGTATGTGACCCATGACCAGATCGAAGCCATGACACTTGCTGACCGGATTGCGATCCTCAAGGACGGGGTCGTGCAGCAATATGCGACCCCGGCCGAGATTTACAACCGGCCCGCCAATGTGTTCATCGCCAGCCTTGTCGGATCGCCGCCGATGAACTTCCTCAAGGGTCGTCTGGAAAAGACTGCCGATGACATCATCGCCCATGTGCCCCTGACCAGGGATGCCTCGGGCCATACCCTCGATCTGTCGCTCAAGGGCTATGATTCCGATCTGTCAGCCTATGTCGGCAAGGAGGCCATCATCGGCATTCGACCTGAAAATATCAGCTACACCGAGGAACCGGTGAAGGAAGGCCATGAGGTGGTGACCGGTGTCGTTGACGTTGTCGAACCAACGGGCGCAGACACTCTTTGCCACATCAAGTGGGGGATCAATTCGGTTCTTGCTCGAATAAACAATACCATCGAGGTGGAGATCGGCGACCACTTCAATTGCGCCATCGACATGAAGCGGGCCAATGTCTTCGATCCGGAAACAGAAAAACGGATCTGA
- a CDS encoding BMP family ABC transporter substrate-binding protein, with amino-acid sequence MRKLFAAAAAVALGLTASLGAQAADKTKVGFVYVGPVGDMGWSYQHDQGRQAIEKKFGDKVETTFVESVSEGPDAERVIEKLARTGNNIIFTTSFGYMNPTLKVAAKYPDVKFEHATGYKRADNVSTYGARFYEGRYILGQIAAKMTKTKTIGYIGATPIPEVVRGINSFMLGAQSIDPDLKVKIIWINSWFDPGKEADAAKALIDQGADILVQHTDSAAPLQVAAERGVLGFGQASDQIKFAPKNQLTAIVDHWDEYYISRVQAVMDGTWKSEDTWGGFDKEMVHMAEFTNMPEDVAKMAAETEAKIKSGELHPFKGPIYKQDGTLVVKEGETLDDGTLLGMNWYVKGIDGKVPE; translated from the coding sequence ATGCGTAAACTATTCGCAGCGGCAGCAGCCGTCGCTCTGGGCCTGACCGCCTCTCTGGGCGCACAGGCTGCTGACAAAACCAAAGTCGGCTTTGTCTATGTCGGTCCGGTCGGAGACATGGGCTGGTCTTATCAGCATGATCAGGGCCGTCAGGCTATCGAAAAGAAATTCGGCGACAAGGTTGAAACCACCTTTGTCGAAAGCGTATCCGAAGGCCCGGATGCCGAGCGCGTCATCGAAAAACTGGCCCGCACAGGCAACAACATCATCTTCACCACCTCATTTGGCTACATGAACCCGACCCTCAAGGTCGCTGCCAAATATCCGGACGTGAAGTTCGAGCATGCTACCGGCTACAAGCGTGCAGACAATGTCTCCACCTACGGCGCACGCTTCTATGAAGGCCGCTACATCCTCGGCCAGATTGCTGCCAAGATGACCAAGACCAAGACCATTGGTTACATCGGCGCTACCCCGATTCCCGAAGTCGTTCGCGGCATCAACTCCTTCATGCTCGGCGCGCAGTCCATTGATCCCGACCTCAAGGTCAAGATCATCTGGATCAACAGCTGGTTTGACCCGGGCAAGGAAGCAGACGCTGCCAAGGCTCTCATCGACCAGGGCGCGGACATCCTCGTACAGCACACCGACTCCGCTGCTCCTTTACAGGTTGCAGCAGAGCGCGGCGTATTGGGCTTTGGTCAGGCTTCCGACCAGATCAAGTTTGCGCCGAAAAACCAGTTGACCGCGATCGTCGACCATTGGGATGAATATTACATTTCCCGCGTCCAGGCTGTCATGGATGGTACCTGGAAGTCTGAAGACACCTGGGGTGGCTTCGACAAGGAAATGGTTCACATGGCCGAGTTCACCAACATGCCGGAAGACGTAGCCAAGATGGCTGCCGAGACCGAAGCCAAGATCAAGTCTGGTGAACTGCATCCGTTCAAGGGCCCGATCTACAAGCAGGACGGCACGCTGGTTGTCAAAGAGGGCGAAACCCTTGACGACGGCACTCTGCTTGGCATGAACTGGTATGTCAAAGGCATAGACGGCAAAGTACCGGAATGA
- a CDS encoding ABC transporter permease has product MDFADALLVSIVTASTPLLLAAIGELVVERSGVLNLGVEGMMIMGAVCAFATSLTTGNPYLGILAGILGGAAMSLLFAFLTLGLVANQYATGLALSLLGLGFSGMIGENYVGTPGVKLPTLDIPVLSDLPVVGDALFNQDILFYIAILLVFFVSWLLFKSRWGLILRAVGENHNSAHALGYNVNRVRLYAVLFGGVCSGLSGAYLSLVYTNLWIENMTAGRGWIALALVVFASWLPWRTIAGAYLFGAVLILQFHAQGAGWEVPSQLLSALPYLATIVALVFISRNRSVARINTPSCLGQSFVPDR; this is encoded by the coding sequence ATGGATTTTGCTGATGCCTTGCTGGTCTCTATCGTAACCGCATCCACGCCCCTGTTGCTGGCAGCCATTGGCGAGCTGGTCGTTGAACGGTCCGGCGTGCTGAACCTCGGCGTCGAGGGCATGATGATCATGGGGGCCGTCTGCGCCTTTGCAACGTCCCTGACCACCGGCAACCCTTATCTGGGCATCCTTGCCGGTATCCTTGGCGGCGCAGCCATGTCGTTGCTGTTTGCCTTCCTGACGCTCGGGCTGGTGGCCAACCAATATGCAACGGGGCTTGCGCTCAGTCTGCTCGGCCTTGGCTTTTCGGGCATGATCGGCGAGAATTACGTCGGCACTCCGGGCGTCAAGCTGCCGACACTGGATATTCCGGTGCTGTCAGACCTACCGGTGGTGGGCGATGCGTTGTTCAATCAGGATATCCTGTTCTACATTGCGATCCTGCTGGTATTTTTCGTCAGCTGGCTGCTGTTCAAGAGCCGATGGGGGCTGATCCTGCGCGCCGTGGGCGAAAACCACAATTCTGCCCATGCCCTTGGCTACAACGTCAATCGCGTTCGACTCTATGCCGTGCTGTTCGGCGGCGTCTGCTCGGGCCTTTCCGGTGCCTATCTATCGCTGGTCTACACCAACCTCTGGATCGAGAACATGACGGCTGGCCGCGGCTGGATTGCGCTGGCGCTTGTGGTCTTCGCCTCATGGCTGCCATGGCGCACCATTGCCGGTGCCTATCTGTTCGGCGCCGTGCTCATCCTGCAATTCCATGCCCAGGGCGCGGGCTGGGAAGTTCCCTCCCAGCTGCTGTCGGCGCTACCATATCTTGCAACAATCGTTGCCCTTGTATTCATTTCTCGCAATAGATCCGTCGCTAGGATCAATACGCCTTCCTGTCTGGGACAATCCTTTGTTCCAGACCGCTGA
- a CDS encoding ABC transporter permease: protein MRLEMQKRQSPSQAMSLLSPVLAIILTLLTGALMFGLLGFNPGKALYVYFVEPLLDPWSLQELVVKASPLILIAVGLTVCYRSNNWNIGAEGQFTIGAICGSVLPIMFPDFQNYAVFPIMLAMGAIGGALFAYIPALLKNRFATNEILTSLMLTYVALLLLDFIVRGPWKDPEGYNFPESRLFHSYAQAPSLFEGGRMHIGALFAVIAAIVVFVLFIRTLKGFEIKVIGETPRAGNFAGFSKERMTVFAFLVSGALTGLAGILEVSGPIGQLRPTISPGYGFTAIIVAFLGRLNPIGAIFAGLLLALSYLGGEAAQVDLGISEKTAKAFQGILLFYVLACDTLIHYRIRIVFSNKTQVKEVA, encoded by the coding sequence ATGCGGCTTGAAATGCAAAAACGCCAGTCCCCGTCTCAGGCGATGTCGTTGCTGTCGCCGGTATTGGCGATCATTCTGACTCTTCTGACCGGCGCCCTCATGTTCGGCCTGCTCGGTTTCAATCCGGGCAAGGCGCTTTACGTCTACTTCGTTGAGCCGCTGCTCGACCCTTGGAGCCTGCAGGAGCTGGTGGTCAAGGCCTCGCCGCTGATCCTCATCGCAGTGGGCCTGACGGTCTGCTACCGCTCCAACAATTGGAACATCGGCGCTGAAGGCCAGTTCACCATTGGTGCGATCTGCGGTTCGGTCCTGCCGATCATGTTCCCGGATTTCCAGAACTATGCCGTCTTCCCGATCATGCTGGCCATGGGGGCCATTGGCGGCGCTCTGTTCGCCTACATACCGGCACTTCTGAAGAACCGCTTTGCCACCAACGAGATCCTCACCAGTCTGATGCTGACCTATGTCGCACTGCTGCTGCTTGACTTCATCGTGCGCGGCCCGTGGAAGGATCCCGAGGGCTACAACTTCCCCGAAAGCCGTCTGTTTCACAGCTATGCGCAGGCTCCGAGCCTGTTTGAAGGTGGCCGCATGCACATCGGCGCGCTGTTCGCCGTTATTGCTGCAATCGTGGTCTTTGTGCTGTTCATTCGCACCCTCAAGGGGTTCGAGATCAAGGTTATTGGCGAAACGCCGAGGGCAGGGAACTTTGCCGGCTTCTCCAAGGAGCGCATGACCGTCTTCGCCTTCCTCGTTTCCGGTGCCCTCACGGGTCTCGCTGGTATTCTGGAAGTGTCCGGTCCGATCGGCCAGTTGCGCCCGACGATTTCTCCCGGCTACGGATTCACCGCCATCATCGTTGCCTTTCTGGGGCGTCTCAACCCCATTGGCGCGATCTTCGCCGGTCTTCTGCTGGCACTGTCCTATCTCGGAGGCGAGGCCGCGCAGGTCGATCTTGGCATCTCGGAAAAGACGGCCAAGGCGTTTCAGGGCATCCTGCTGTTCTATGTGCTGGCCTGTGACACCCTCATTCACTATCGTATCCGCATCGTCTTCAGCAACAAGACGCAGGTAAAAGAGGTCGCATGA